One part of the Streptomyces sp. NBC_00286 genome encodes these proteins:
- a CDS encoding Nramp family divalent metal transporter, translating to MAKTTMPTAPATPPTEPDPYALRAEDVREAPGTFSGRLRHLGPGFVLSAAVVGSGELIVTTSLGAEAGFVLLWLVVISTAVKVWVQMELARWTILNGRTALDGYREVGPRIGRVSWINWLWIGMDFAKMFQRGGIIGGTAAACSVMWPVTGEALSFRSLAVWTVVVTALAVILLRTGRYSVVERVCFASVVVFTLATVALALGLPMTEFGYGAGDLGGGFSFLIPAGTAGVALAMFGITGVGADEMTTYTYWCIEKGYARWTGPDDGSEERARRAEGWLKVMRLDVAAGWLVCTLCTLSFYVIGAAVLHPQGLVPEGNAMITTLSRIYTDTMGPWAEYLFLIGAFAVLFSTLVGSTASVPRLWTNTLGLLGVIDWHDVRVRRRTIQILTCCLPPVWASFFLWVQSPVLMVQIGGIGGGVFLLAVVIAIWRLRSTGVDKRFRANPWLTAALAVSSAAIVFLGVYGVLDVFGISLAGS from the coding sequence ATGGCGAAAACCACCATGCCGACGGCACCCGCGACCCCACCGACCGAGCCCGACCCGTACGCCCTGCGCGCCGAGGACGTCCGCGAGGCGCCCGGTACCTTCAGCGGGCGGCTGCGCCATCTCGGCCCCGGTTTCGTTCTGTCGGCCGCCGTGGTCGGCTCGGGCGAGCTCATCGTGACCACCTCGCTCGGCGCCGAGGCCGGGTTCGTACTGCTGTGGCTGGTCGTCATCAGCACCGCGGTGAAGGTGTGGGTGCAGATGGAGCTGGCCCGCTGGACGATCCTCAACGGCCGTACGGCGCTTGACGGTTACCGCGAGGTCGGACCCCGTATCGGCCGGGTGAGCTGGATCAACTGGCTGTGGATCGGCATGGACTTCGCCAAGATGTTCCAGCGGGGCGGCATCATCGGCGGTACGGCGGCGGCCTGTTCGGTGATGTGGCCGGTCACCGGGGAGGCGTTGAGTTTCCGTTCGCTGGCCGTGTGGACGGTGGTGGTCACCGCGCTGGCCGTGATCCTGCTGCGTACGGGCCGCTACAGCGTGGTGGAGCGGGTGTGCTTCGCCTCCGTCGTCGTCTTCACCCTCGCCACGGTGGCGCTGGCGCTCGGCTTGCCGATGACCGAATTCGGTTATGGGGCAGGCGATTTGGGCGGGGGCTTCAGCTTCCTCATTCCCGCGGGCACGGCCGGGGTGGCGCTGGCCATGTTCGGGATCACCGGGGTCGGCGCCGACGAGATGACGACGTACACCTACTGGTGCATCGAGAAGGGCTACGCCCGCTGGACGGGCCCGGACGACGGGAGCGAGGAACGGGCGCGGCGGGCCGAGGGGTGGCTGAAGGTGATGCGCCTGGACGTCGCCGCCGGCTGGCTGGTCTGCACCCTGTGCACGCTGTCCTTCTACGTCATCGGCGCGGCCGTGCTGCATCCGCAGGGCCTGGTCCCCGAGGGCAACGCGATGATCACCACGCTGTCGCGGATCTACACCGACACGATGGGTCCCTGGGCCGAGTACCTGTTCCTGATCGGCGCGTTCGCCGTCCTCTTCTCGACGCTGGTGGGGTCGACCGCCAGCGTGCCGCGGCTGTGGACCAACACGCTCGGGCTGCTCGGTGTCATCGACTGGCACGACGTGCGCGTACGGCGGCGCACGATCCAGATCCTGACGTGCTGCCTGCCGCCGGTCTGGGCGTCGTTCTTCCTCTGGGTGCAGTCGCCGGTCCTGATGGTGCAGATCGGTGGCATCGGCGGCGGTGTCTTCCTGCTCGCCGTGGTGATCGCGATCTGGCGGCTGCGGTCGACCGGCGTCGACAAGCGCTTCCGCGCCAACCCGTGGCTGACGGCGGCGCTGGCCGTCAGCAGCGCGGCGATCGTGTTCCTCGGCGTCTACGGCGTACTGGACGTCTTCGGCATCAGCCTCGCGGGGTCCTGA
- a CDS encoding DNA polymerase ligase N-terminal domain-containing protein — translation MVEKDRLRTYRGKRHFDRTKEPRGTEDAQGAEEPRDQEESPDDGRHFVVQIHDASTMHFDFRLQVDDVLKSWSVPKGPSADPQDKRLAMPTEDHPLEYEEFEGVIAEGEYGGGTVIVWDRGTYRPMSHDRRGRPVPFDEALEHGHARFWLDGSKLHGGYALTRFRGGDREAWLLVKTDDERARPGDPGTPDPRRARSVRSGRTLRQVAREE, via the coding sequence GTGGTTGAGAAGGACCGGCTGCGGACCTACCGCGGCAAGCGCCACTTCGACCGGACCAAGGAGCCGCGGGGAACCGAGGACGCTCAGGGTGCCGAGGAACCTCGTGACCAGGAGGAGTCCCCGGACGACGGGCGGCATTTCGTGGTGCAGATCCATGACGCGAGCACCATGCACTTCGACTTCCGGCTGCAGGTGGACGACGTACTGAAGTCCTGGTCCGTGCCGAAGGGCCCATCGGCCGATCCGCAGGACAAGCGGCTCGCGATGCCCACGGAGGATCACCCGCTGGAGTACGAGGAGTTCGAGGGCGTGATCGCCGAGGGCGAGTACGGCGGTGGAACGGTCATCGTCTGGGACCGCGGTACGTACCGGCCCATGAGCCATGACCGGCGGGGACGGCCCGTGCCCTTCGACGAGGCGCTGGAGCACGGCCATGCCAGGTTCTGGCTCGACGGCTCGAAGCTGCACGGCGGCTACGCGCTCACCCGTTTCCGCGGCGGCGACCGCGAGGCGTGGCTGCTGGTGAAGACGGACGATGAGCGGGCCCGGCCCGGTGACCCTGGGACGCCCGATCCGCGCCGGGCCCGCTCGGTGCGCAGCGGGCGCACCCTGCGGCAGGTCGCGCGGGAGGAGTGA
- a CDS encoding HpcH/HpaI aldolase family protein: MTPTTFATAIRARDPLVGYWSVLDSPVSTERIARLGYDYVALDAQHGLIDYAGVLASLTAIDTKGSTAIGLVRVEANDPMPIGKALDAGAAGVIVPLIDTAEDAAAAVAAVRYPPLGKRSYGPMRSALRIGPDPADAHAQTVVLAMIETAEGLKNVEEICGTDGVDGVYIGPSDLRIALGGASSTDPRVADEFEAALATVREAAAAAGIAAGIHNADGATAAKRLTEGFTYVTVASDLVHLEQVAYRHLTAVRATEQVQ; encoded by the coding sequence ATGACCCCCACCACCTTCGCGACAGCGATACGCGCACGCGACCCGCTGGTCGGCTACTGGTCCGTCCTGGACTCCCCCGTCTCGACGGAACGAATAGCCCGCCTCGGCTACGACTATGTGGCCCTGGACGCCCAGCACGGCCTGATCGACTACGCGGGCGTACTCGCCTCGCTCACCGCCATAGACACCAAGGGCTCAACCGCCATAGGGCTGGTACGAGTTGAGGCCAACGACCCCATGCCCATCGGTAAGGCACTCGACGCAGGCGCGGCCGGCGTCATCGTCCCGCTCATCGACACCGCAGAGGACGCCGCCGCCGCGGTGGCGGCCGTACGCTACCCGCCGCTCGGCAAGCGCTCGTACGGCCCGATGCGCTCGGCCCTGCGCATCGGCCCCGACCCTGCCGACGCGCACGCCCAGACCGTGGTGCTGGCGATGATCGAAACCGCCGAGGGCCTCAAGAACGTAGAAGAGATCTGCGGCACCGACGGCGTCGACGGTGTCTACATCGGCCCCTCCGACCTGCGTATCGCGCTGGGCGGCGCCAGCTCCACCGACCCAAGGGTCGCGGACGAGTTCGAGGCGGCACTCGCCACCGTGCGCGAGGCCGCGGCCGCCGCCGGGATCGCCGCCGGTATCCACAACGCGGACGGCGCGACGGCCGCAAAGCGGCTCACCGAGGGCTTCACGTACGTCACAGTCGCGAGCGACCTGGTCCACCTGGAGCAGGTCGCCTACCGCCACCTCACCGCCGTACGCGCGACAGAGCAGGTCCAGTGA
- the ligD gene encoding non-homologous end-joining DNA ligase, producing the protein MTDTDTTGLLGTLSADERRRLRAARPGVELADRPMLATLSDRRDFPGGWIFERKLDGVRVLAVREGGRVLLLSRTGRRLNDTYPEIVEALDEQSCTDFTVDGEIVAFAHGRTDFARLQRRMGLTRRREIEATGVDVTYYLFDLLRLEGTDTTQLPLRTRKSLLRRALTFRSPLRMSTHRNAGGPELLAEACAHGWEGLIAKRADSRYQPRRSPDWLKLKCSQGQEFVVAGFTEPAGSRVGFGALLLGYYDGDRLRYAGKVGTGFDHRTLVALRERLDELHTSASPFADRVREPRTHWAEPELVAQVEFTEWTRDGMLRHPRFLGLRGDKAARDVVRERPAAQLR; encoded by the coding sequence ATGACCGACACCGACACCACCGGCCTCCTGGGCACGCTGTCCGCCGACGAGCGTCGGCGGCTGCGCGCGGCACGCCCCGGCGTGGAACTGGCCGACCGGCCGATGCTCGCCACGCTGAGCGACCGACGGGACTTCCCCGGCGGCTGGATCTTCGAGCGGAAGCTGGACGGCGTACGGGTGCTGGCGGTCCGCGAGGGCGGGCGGGTGCTGCTGCTGTCCCGTACGGGCAGGCGGCTCAATGACACGTACCCGGAGATCGTGGAGGCGCTCGACGAGCAGTCGTGCACGGACTTCACGGTGGACGGCGAGATCGTCGCGTTCGCGCACGGCCGGACCGACTTCGCCCGGCTACAGCGGCGGATGGGGCTCACCCGGCGGCGGGAGATCGAGGCGACCGGTGTGGACGTGACGTACTACCTCTTCGATCTGCTGCGGCTGGAAGGTACCGACACCACCCAACTCCCGTTGCGCACCCGCAAGTCGCTGCTGCGTCGCGCCCTGACGTTCCGCAGCCCGCTGCGGATGAGCACGCATCGCAACGCGGGCGGCCCCGAGTTGCTGGCCGAGGCCTGCGCCCACGGCTGGGAGGGGCTGATCGCGAAACGTGCCGACAGCCGCTACCAGCCGCGCCGTTCGCCGGACTGGCTCAAGCTGAAGTGCTCCCAGGGGCAGGAGTTCGTGGTCGCCGGTTTCACCGAACCGGCCGGCAGCCGCGTCGGGTTCGGTGCGCTGCTGCTCGGCTACTACGACGGAGACAGGCTGCGCTACGCGGGCAAGGTGGGCACGGGCTTCGACCATCGCACCCTGGTCGCACTACGGGAGCGCCTGGACGAACTCCACACCTCCGCCTCGCCGTTCGCCGACCGGGTACGGGAGCCGCGTACCCACTGGGCGGAACCGGAGCTGGTCGCGCAGGTCGAGTTCACCGAGTGGACGCGGGACGGCATGCTGCGGCATCCGCGGTTCCTCGGGCTGCGGGGCGACAAGGCGGCGCGTGACGTCGTCCGCGAGCGGCCCGCGGCCCAACTCCGCTGA
- a CDS encoding DUF6479 family protein, producing the protein MDIVTTRLALDSAVAGGVVPFLVGLIVVGGLIWAVVRGRRIRAREPAPPRPEDQPRLPDSGPVHEVRERREPAEVPRGRDRTTPHRLRGHGTRRAADQEPPKWDENSSGGFGSGGPGRT; encoded by the coding sequence ATGGACATCGTCACGACACGACTTGCCCTCGATTCCGCGGTGGCAGGCGGCGTGGTGCCGTTCCTGGTCGGGCTCATCGTCGTCGGCGGCCTGATCTGGGCCGTGGTACGCGGCCGGCGGATCCGCGCCCGCGAGCCCGCACCGCCACGCCCGGAGGATCAGCCGAGGCTGCCCGACTCCGGCCCGGTGCACGAGGTCCGCGAGCGGCGCGAGCCCGCCGAGGTACCCCGCGGCCGCGACCGGACAACTCCGCACCGACTACGGGGACACGGCACCCGCCGTGCCGCGGACCAGGAGCCGCCGAAATGGGACGAGAACTCCAGCGGAGGCTTCGGCAGCGGCGGCCCGGGCCGGACCTGA
- a CDS encoding CsbD family protein, with protein sequence MAKAKGKAKQMKGKMKEATGKATGDRTQEAEGRAEQMTGQAQEAAQAAQKPADRAKRTGR encoded by the coding sequence ATGGCGAAGGCAAAGGGCAAGGCCAAGCAGATGAAGGGCAAGATGAAGGAAGCCACCGGCAAGGCCACCGGCGACCGGACCCAGGAGGCCGAGGGCCGCGCCGAGCAGATGACGGGCCAGGCGCAGGAAGCCGCGCAGGCCGCGCAGAAGCCCGCCGACCGCGCGAAAAGGACCGGCCGGTAG
- a CDS encoding alpha-ketoglutarate-dependent dioxygenase AlkB translates to MSTHLQGSLFDQADDIRLGSLDGLRRTRLGDGAWIDLLPGWLSGAGELFATLAAEVPWRAERRQMYEQTVDVPRLLAYYGADDPLPHPVLDEARDALSSYYDGESGEPFVTAGLCYYRDGRDSVAWHGDRTGRGAREDTMVAILSVGAPRDLLLRPRHGGSTVRRALGHGDLLVMGGSCQRTWEHAVPKSTRAAGPRISIQFRPHGVQ, encoded by the coding sequence ATGTCCACCCACCTCCAGGGCTCGCTCTTCGACCAGGCCGACGACATTCGCCTCGGGTCGCTGGACGGGCTGCGCAGGACCCGGCTCGGGGACGGGGCCTGGATCGATCTGCTGCCGGGGTGGCTGAGTGGGGCCGGTGAGCTGTTCGCGACGCTCGCCGCCGAGGTGCCATGGCGGGCCGAGCGGCGGCAGATGTACGAGCAGACGGTCGACGTTCCGCGGCTGCTCGCCTACTACGGTGCCGACGACCCACTCCCGCATCCCGTTCTGGACGAGGCGCGGGATGCCCTTTCCTCGTACTACGACGGGGAGTCGGGGGAGCCGTTCGTCACCGCCGGGCTCTGCTACTACCGGGACGGCAGGGACAGCGTGGCCTGGCACGGGGACCGGACCGGGCGGGGTGCGCGGGAGGACACGATGGTCGCCATTCTGTCCGTGGGCGCGCCGCGCGATCTGCTGCTGCGGCCCCGGCACGGCGGCAGCACCGTACGGCGTGCGCTCGGGCACGGGGACCTGCTCGTGATGGGCGGCTCTTGCCAGCGGACCTGGGAACATGCGGTTCCCAAGAGCACGCGGGCGGCCGGACCCCGGATCAGCATCCAGTTCCGGCCGCACGGCGTGCAATGA
- a CDS encoding phosphoglycerate dehydrogenase has protein sequence MTTTSVNNTPLETPTSMTTTLITTPTFSRYSPEPWQILERADAGPLRPYEDEALPAHELLKRIPDIDALIVGMDQVTAEVIDAADRLKVIAKHGVGVDTIDLEAAQARGIPVVCAPGSNSRAVAEFTLGLILDATRRITEANRRLVDGEWPKLFGPELAGRTLAVIGFGRIGQLVTGYARAFGMTVLAYDPYVDSQHMCALGARSAPLDDCLARADVVSLHLPATPGAAPLLDHARLSAMKPGALLVNTARGGLVDEAALAALLEDGHLGGAALDAFAYEPLGDSPLRSAPNVLLTPHMAACGQDANRMMGAMIAEEVVRVLAGEPPQHPAP, from the coding sequence ATGACCACCACATCCGTGAACAACACACCACTCGAGACGCCGACCTCCATGACCACGACCCTCATCACCACGCCCACCTTCTCCCGCTACTCCCCCGAGCCCTGGCAGATCCTGGAGCGGGCCGACGCGGGCCCCCTGCGCCCGTACGAGGACGAGGCACTGCCCGCCCACGAACTCCTCAAGCGGATCCCCGACATCGACGCCCTGATCGTCGGCATGGACCAGGTCACCGCCGAAGTCATCGACGCGGCGGACCGTCTCAAGGTCATCGCCAAGCACGGTGTCGGCGTGGACACCATCGACCTCGAGGCCGCACAGGCCCGCGGCATCCCCGTGGTGTGCGCGCCCGGCAGCAACTCCCGGGCGGTCGCCGAGTTCACCCTCGGTCTGATCCTGGACGCCACGCGCCGTATCACCGAGGCCAACCGGCGGCTGGTGGACGGGGAGTGGCCCAAGCTGTTCGGGCCCGAACTCGCGGGCAGGACCCTGGCCGTGATCGGCTTCGGGCGGATCGGACAGCTCGTGACCGGGTACGCGCGCGCCTTCGGCATGACGGTGCTCGCGTACGACCCCTATGTCGACTCTCAGCACATGTGCGCACTCGGCGCCCGTTCGGCCCCGCTGGACGACTGCCTGGCCCGCGCCGATGTCGTCAGCCTGCATCTGCCCGCCACCCCGGGCGCGGCCCCGTTACTGGACCATGCGCGGCTCTCCGCGATGAAGCCGGGCGCGCTGCTGGTGAACACCGCCCGCGGCGGTCTCGTCGACGAGGCAGCGCTCGCGGCACTTCTCGAGGACGGTCACCTGGGCGGCGCCGCGCTCGACGCCTTCGCCTACGAACCGCTGGGCGACAGCCCGTTGCGCAGTGCCCCGAACGTCCTGCTCACCCCGCACATGGCGGCCTGCGGCCAGGACGCCAACCGCATGATGGGCGCCATGATCGCCGAGGAGGTCGTACGCGTCCTCGCGGGCGAACCTCCACAGCACCCCGCCCCCTGA
- a CDS encoding sialidase family protein codes for MPGPAVADGVVRPHLTETGRFESWLSAPAVQNHAANLTVLPDGELGCVWFGGTQEGVADISVWFSRLPAGGDTWSRPERLSHDDTRSEQNPLLFTDPSGDWWLLHTAQRAGRQDTAEVRLRVSQDEGKTWGPSRVLFDGGVFIRQPVTVLPSGRRLLPVFRCVAAPGERWSGDRDSSSVMVSDDEGVSWREVAVPGSTGLVHMNVRPLPDGSLLALFRSRRADAVYRSVSYDYGESWAEPHPLDLPNNNSSIQYVPLADGRLALVHNHSSAADAVARRVSLYDEIDDDGLSGDHRRNGDAPAPAPTTGAAFWGAPRAPLTLSVSSDGGLTWPVRRDLETGDGHCLTDNSRDGHNRELSYPSVVQTPDGALHIAFTHHRRTIKYLRLRPTWADREIA; via the coding sequence ATGCCGGGCCCGGCCGTCGCCGATGGCGTCGTACGCCCGCACCTCACCGAGACGGGCCGCTTCGAGTCATGGCTGTCCGCACCGGCGGTGCAGAACCATGCCGCCAATCTCACCGTGTTACCCGACGGTGAGCTGGGCTGTGTCTGGTTCGGAGGCACGCAGGAAGGCGTGGCGGACATCTCGGTGTGGTTCTCGCGGCTGCCCGCGGGCGGGGACACCTGGTCCCGGCCGGAGCGGCTCTCCCACGACGACACCCGGTCCGAGCAGAACCCGCTGCTGTTCACCGACCCGTCCGGCGACTGGTGGCTGCTGCACACCGCACAGCGGGCCGGGCGCCAGGACACCGCCGAGGTACGGCTGCGCGTCAGCCAGGACGAGGGAAAGACGTGGGGCCCTTCCCGCGTGCTGTTCGACGGCGGGGTCTTCATACGCCAGCCGGTGACCGTCCTCCCCTCTGGCCGCCGCCTTTTGCCCGTGTTCCGCTGCGTGGCCGCGCCGGGCGAGCGGTGGTCGGGCGACCGGGACTCCAGCTCGGTGATGGTCAGCGACGACGAGGGCGTGAGCTGGCGCGAGGTCGCGGTGCCGGGCTCGACCGGCCTCGTGCACATGAACGTCCGTCCGCTGCCGGACGGTTCGCTCCTTGCCCTGTTCCGCAGCCGCCGGGCCGACGCCGTGTACCGGAGCGTGTCGTACGACTACGGGGAGAGCTGGGCAGAGCCGCACCCACTGGACCTGCCGAACAACAACTCCTCGATCCAGTACGTCCCGTTGGCCGACGGCCGTCTCGCGCTGGTCCACAACCACAGCAGCGCGGCGGACGCCGTCGCCCGCCGTGTCTCGCTGTACGACGAGATCGACGACGACGGGCTGAGCGGGGACCACCGGCGGAACGGAGACGCGCCCGCCCCAGCTCCGACGACCGGAGCCGCCTTCTGGGGCGCCCCGCGCGCGCCGCTCACCCTCTCCGTCTCCTCGGACGGCGGTCTGACCTGGCCGGTGCGCCGCGACCTGGAGACCGGTGACGGCCACTGCCTCACCGACAACTCCCGCGACGGCCACAACCGCGAGCTGTCCTACCCGTCCGTCGTCCAGACCCCGGATGGCGCCCTGCACATCGCCTTCACTCACCATCGCCGGACGATCAAGTACCTCCGTCTGAGGCCCACTTGGGCGGACCGGGAGATCGCATGA
- a CDS encoding ANTAR domain-containing protein — translation MPDETARIVALQEEVGQLKEAVTSHAVVDQAIGMMVALGRVTPAEGWAVLREVSQHTNIRLRNVAELIIIWGQKGELPPDIRATLEDALDRYGPTQIPGEPSLEPEPPS, via the coding sequence GTGCCTGACGAAACGGCTCGGATCGTCGCGTTGCAGGAAGAGGTCGGCCAGTTGAAGGAGGCCGTGACCTCGCATGCCGTCGTGGATCAGGCGATCGGCATGATGGTCGCGCTGGGGCGGGTGACCCCCGCCGAGGGCTGGGCCGTTCTGCGGGAGGTTTCCCAGCACACGAACATCAGGCTGCGGAATGTGGCGGAGCTGATCATCATCTGGGGGCAGAAAGGCGAACTGCCACCGGATATTCGCGCCACGCTGGAGGATGCGCTCGACCGCTACGGCCCGACGCAGATTCCGGGAGAACCATCCCTTGAACCTGAACCGCCCTCTTGA
- a CDS encoding RNA polymerase sigma factor SigF, whose amino-acid sequence MRVTVRSKQHPHDDAPDTAEAFERLAALPEGPERDALRDEIVRAWLPMADRIAAQYRGRGESVEDLCQVAALGLVKAVARYDPDRGCAFESYAIPTITGEIKRHFRDHMWVLHVPRRVQDLRNRVRTAAKDLSQTSSGRRPTVSEIAEYARMSEDDVRIGLEALDSFTALSLDAELPGSDDGYALGDVLGEPDSGFDLVVDREAVKPCLQELPERERTILYLRFFGGMTQSRIAHQLGISQMHVSRLLSACCAELREKALAEKVA is encoded by the coding sequence ATGCGAGTCACCGTCAGATCGAAGCAACACCCGCACGACGACGCCCCCGACACGGCCGAGGCCTTCGAAAGGCTCGCCGCCCTGCCAGAGGGGCCCGAACGCGACGCCCTGCGCGACGAGATCGTCCGCGCCTGGCTTCCCATGGCCGACCGCATCGCCGCCCAGTACCGGGGGCGTGGCGAGTCGGTTGAGGACCTCTGCCAGGTCGCGGCACTCGGCCTCGTCAAGGCGGTCGCCCGTTACGACCCGGATCGTGGCTGCGCCTTCGAGAGTTACGCGATCCCGACGATCACCGGCGAGATCAAGCGCCACTTCCGGGACCATATGTGGGTCCTTCACGTACCGCGCCGGGTCCAGGACCTGCGCAATCGGGTCCGTACGGCCGCGAAGGACCTGTCACAGACATCGTCCGGCCGTCGGCCCACCGTCAGCGAGATCGCCGAGTACGCGCGGATGAGCGAGGACGACGTACGAATCGGTCTCGAAGCTCTCGACAGCTTCACCGCCCTCTCGCTGGACGCCGAACTGCCGGGCAGCGACGACGGTTACGCACTGGGAGACGTCCTCGGCGAACCCGACTCCGGGTTCGACCTGGTCGTCGACCGCGAGGCCGTGAAGCCCTGTCTGCAGGAACTCCCCGAACGCGAACGCACCATCCTCTACCTGCGCTTCTTCGGAGGGATGACACAAAGCCGGATCGCGCATCAACTCGGCATCTCGCAGATGCACGTATCCCGGCTGCTCAGCGCCTGCTGCGCCGAACTGAGGGAGAAGGCCCTCGCCGAGAAGGTCGCCTGA
- a CDS encoding aminotransferase class I/II-fold pyridoxal phosphate-dependent enzyme, with the protein MDHTQAPVLEALRHHHESGELAFSPPGHKQARGADPQARAILGDAVYASDLLASGGLDDRRTRGDVLLRAERLMADAVHAEHTYFTTCGSSLSVKATMLAVAGPGEKLIVGRDAHKSVISGLILSGVEPVWADPRWDDKQRFAHPPGPEEFEEALDRHPDARGALVTSPTPYGSCAALRNIADVLHARDLPLVVDEAWGAHLPFHPDLPSWAMDAGADVCVTSIHKMGSGLEQGSVYHLQGSLIETNTLQSRADLFGTTSPSVLIHAGLDAWRRQMVLHGKRLLDDALRLAADVRRTIDEIPGLNVLGHDDLVGPGLSVDFDPLPTVIDVSGLGTSGYRVADWLRTEHHIDVHLADHRRINAQLTHADSADTTRPLTDALRDLAEHAGELAAGLPDIDVPSGEDMRLEQACRPRDAYFRPTEAVPLERAAGRVAAEMITPYPPGIPAVLPGERLTEPVLRYLRTGLRGGMNLPDASDPELSTIRVVA; encoded by the coding sequence GTGGACCACACGCAAGCCCCCGTACTCGAGGCCCTGCGGCACCATCACGAGAGCGGCGAACTCGCCTTCAGCCCGCCCGGCCACAAGCAGGCCCGAGGTGCCGACCCGCAGGCCAGGGCCATCCTCGGCGACGCCGTCTATGCCTCCGACCTGCTGGCATCCGGGGGCCTCGACGACCGGCGTACGAGAGGTGATGTGCTGCTGCGTGCGGAGCGGCTCATGGCGGACGCGGTGCACGCCGAGCACACGTACTTCACCACCTGCGGCAGCTCCCTGTCCGTGAAGGCGACGATGCTCGCCGTGGCGGGCCCGGGCGAGAAGCTCATCGTGGGACGCGACGCCCACAAGTCGGTGATCTCCGGACTGATCCTCTCCGGCGTCGAACCGGTCTGGGCCGATCCCCGATGGGACGACAAGCAACGCTTCGCGCACCCACCCGGCCCGGAGGAATTCGAGGAGGCCCTCGACCGCCACCCGGACGCGCGCGGCGCCCTCGTCACCAGCCCCACCCCGTACGGGAGTTGTGCCGCCCTGCGGAACATCGCGGACGTTCTTCACGCGCGCGACCTGCCCCTCGTCGTCGACGAGGCATGGGGCGCCCATCTGCCCTTCCACCCCGACCTGCCGTCCTGGGCGATGGACGCCGGCGCGGACGTCTGCGTCACGAGCATCCACAAGATGGGCAGCGGACTGGAACAGGGCTCCGTCTACCACCTCCAGGGCTCCCTGATCGAGACGAACACCCTGCAGTCGCGCGCCGACCTCTTCGGCACCACCAGCCCCTCGGTCCTCATCCACGCGGGACTCGACGCCTGGCGCCGCCAGATGGTTCTCCACGGCAAGCGCCTCCTGGACGACGCACTGCGGCTCGCCGCGGACGTCCGCCGCACCATCGACGAGATCCCCGGCCTGAACGTCCTCGGCCACGACGACCTCGTGGGCCCCGGCCTCTCCGTCGACTTCGATCCGCTGCCCACGGTCATCGACGTCAGCGGTCTCGGAACGAGCGGCTACCGCGTGGCCGACTGGCTGCGCACCGAGCACCACATCGACGTACACCTCGCGGACCACCGGCGCATCAACGCCCAGCTCACCCACGCCGACTCGGCCGACACCACCCGGCCGCTGACCGACGCCCTGCGCGATCTCGCCGAGCACGCCGGGGAACTGGCGGCCGGGCTGCCGGACATCGACGTACCGAGCGGCGAGGACATGCGGCTCGAACAGGCCTGCCGGCCCCGCGACGCGTACTTCCGCCCCACGGAGGCCGTTCCGCTGGAGCGGGCGGCCGGTCGTGTCGCGGCCGAGATGATCACGCCGTATCCGCCCGGCATCCCGGCCGTCCTGCCGGGCGAACGGCTCACCGAGCCCGTACTGCGCTACCTGCGGACGGGCCTGCGGGGAGGCATGAACCTCCCGGACGCCTCGGACCCGGAGCTGAGCACGATCCGCGTCGTGGCATAA